A single genomic interval of Pyrus communis chromosome 5, drPyrComm1.1, whole genome shotgun sequence harbors:
- the LOC137735239 gene encoding protein GRAVITROPIC IN THE LIGHT 1 encodes MLEMDDGTSKPPQISDMFQKFALAFKTKTFEFFAEEEADDADSFALLDSAEEVITDQKVVVIKPDTAAANGNAPEIELKQEKPNSSENQVKKPEVLAVSRPLRRTRIRPMNTQMTQTLISSIFATVSSFEASYLQLQTAHVPFVEENVTAADRALVSHLQRLSEFKQFYRDFCTSSDSGSDLPIGSCLEAQVQENQSKLRTLGTMSNRLQTEIDQKDNEVTALRKKLGEIQKSNVKLSKRLSATLNSSCDVLLSARVFDSVLHDACRLTHRFTKILIALMEKAGWDLDLAANLVHPDVDYVKRAHNQYAFLSYVCLGMFKGFDSKRFGLDEEEISCNGHGTDVDKKNGSLKQLLEHASSNPMELLSRNQNCEFSRFCESKYQEIIHPTMESSIFSNLDRNQVVLSSWRSLSVFYESFVSMASSIWMLQKLAYSFDPAVEIFQVERGVDFSMVYMEDVTRRMLSPCKTRMKVGFTVVPGFKIGRTVIQSQIYLSGLKCTE; translated from the coding sequence ATGCTAGAAATGGACGACGGCACTTCGAAGCCTCCACAAATCTCCGACATGTTTCAGAAATTCGCTCTGGCTTTCAAGACCAAAACTTTCGAGTTCTTCGCCGAGGAGGAAGCCGACGACGCCGACAGCTTCGCGCTGCTGGATTCTGCCGAAGAGGTCATCACGGACCAGAAGGTCGTCGTCATCAAACCGGACACGGCGGCGGCGAACGGCAACGCTCCGGAGATAGAATTAAAGCAGGAGAAGCCGAATTCGAGCGAGAACCAGGTGAAGAAACCGGAGGTTTTGGCAGTTTCAAGGCCTTTGAGGCGGACTCGGATCCGACCCATGAATACCCAGATGACCCAGACTCTGATTTCATCGATTTTTGCCACGGTTTCGTCGTTTGAAGCTTCGTATCTGCAATTGCAGACTGCCCATGTGCCGTTTGTGGAAGAAAATGTGACGGCAGCTGATCGAGCTCTGGTCTCTCACCTCCAGAGGCTCTCAGAATTCAAGCAATTTTACAGAGATTTTTGTACGAGTTCTGATTCGGGTTCTGATTTGCCAATTGGGTCCTGCTTGGAAGCTCAGGTGCAGGAGAATCAGAGCAAGCTTAGGACTTTGGGAACAATGTCGAACAGGTTGCAGACAGAGATAGATCAAAAGGACAATGAAGTTACGGCCCTGCGGAAAAAATTGGGTGAGATTCAAAAGTCTAATGTGAAATTGTCTAAGAGGTTATCTGCTACTTTGAATTCTTCTTGTGATGTTTTGTTGTCCGCTAGAGTTTTCGATTCGGTTTTGCATGATGCTTGTAGATTAACACACAGATTTACTAAGATTTTGATAGCTTTGATGGAGAAAGCTGGGTGGGATTTAGATTTGGCTGCTAATTTGGTTCATCCGGATGTTGATTACGTTAAAAGAGCGCATAACCAGTATGCTTTCTTGTCATATGTTTGTTTGGGAATGTTCAAAGGTTTCGATTCGAAACGTTTTGGTTTAGATGAGGAAGAAATTTCGTGTAATGGGCATGGTACGGATGTGGATAAGAAGAATGGTTCTTTGAAGCAGTTGCTTGAGCATGCGTCTAGCAATCCAATGGAGTTGTTAAGTAGGAATCAAAATTGTGAATTTTCAAGATTTTGTGAGAGCAAGTATCAAGAGATTATCCACCCCACTATGGAATCTTCAATCTTTAGTAATTTGGATCGAAACCAAGTTGTGTTGAGTTCATGGAGGTCTTTGAGTGTATTCTATGAGTCATTCGTTAGCATGGCGAGCTCGATATGGATGCTTCAAAAGTTGGCGTATTCCTTTGATCCAGCAGTTGAGATATTCCAAGTGGAAAGAGGCGTTGATTTTTCGATGGTTTATATGGAAGATGTCACTAGGAGAATGTTGTCGCCTTGTAAAACCAGGATGAAAGTTGGGTTTACGGTGGTTCCGGGTTTTAAGATTGGAAGGACAGTAATTCAATCCCAGATATATTTAAGTGGCTTGAAATGTACAGAGTAG